A section of the Candidatus Thermoplasmatota archaeon genome encodes:
- a CDS encoding four helix bundle protein: MRRSREGFDHERFDAYTVALAFATLTREITQALPKGRHSIGDQLEGAAASIVLNLAEGAGEFSRREKARFYRIALRSATEAAAALDVGHALGYVTRDHQDNGKEKLNRIAAMLQALVHRTRGVEPALDPSATTDNLDGT, from the coding sequence GTGCGGCGATCGCGCGAGGGGTTCGATCACGAGCGCTTCGATGCGTACACCGTGGCGCTCGCGTTCGCGACGCTCACGCGCGAGATCACGCAGGCGTTGCCGAAAGGGCGACATTCGATCGGCGATCAGCTCGAGGGCGCGGCGGCATCCATCGTCCTCAACCTCGCCGAGGGCGCGGGCGAATTCAGCCGGCGCGAAAAGGCGAGGTTCTACCGCATCGCGCTCCGATCTGCAACGGAGGCCGCCGCCGCGCTCGACGTCGGCCACGCGCTGGGCTACGTCACGCGCGACCACCAGGACAACGGGAAGGAGAAGCTGAACCGCATCGCAGCGATGCTTCAAGCGCTCGTGCATCGAACGCGTGGCGTCGAACCCGCGCTCGACCCCTCCGCCACGACCGACAACCTCGATGGCACTTGA